From a region of the Mauremys mutica isolate MM-2020 ecotype Southern chromosome 12, ASM2049712v1, whole genome shotgun sequence genome:
- the LOC123346819 gene encoding olfactory receptor 10A7-like, which produces MADTKERNQTSITGFILLGFGNLHELKILLFPLFLVIYIVTVAGNILIVALVVADQHLHTPMYFFLGNLSCLETCYTSTLLPRMLVSLLTGDRSISVSGCIVQFDIFGSLLATECCLLSVMSYDRYLAICKPLQYAAHMNSRFSFQLALGCWLTGSVASTITACWLSQLIFCGPNEIDHFLCDYTTLIKLSCSDTSLMILVIFPLSFIFILPPFLLTLASYMYIISTVLIISSSTGRQKAFSTCSSHLIVVTIFYGTLFVVYMLPDTPALPDLNKVSSAFYTILTPMVNPLIYSLRNKEVKEALRKALSKTMTFITNHKLFS; this is translated from the coding sequence ATGGCAGACACAAAAGAGAGAAATCAAACATCCATCACAGGATTTATCCTCTTGGGCTTTGGGAATCTCCATGAACTGAAAATTCTTCTCTTCCCACtgtttctagtgatctacattgtgacagtggctgggaacatcctcattgttgcactagttgtggctgatcagcaccttcacacccccatgtacttcttcctggggaacttgtcctgcttggagacctgctacacctccaccctcctgcccaggatgctggtcagtctcctgactggggacagatcCATTTCTGTTAGTGGCTGCATCGTACAATTTGATATCTTTGGTTCTCTGTTAGCTACAGAATGTTGTCTCTTATCAGTGATGTCTTACGATCGGTATTTAGCTATATGCAAACCACTGCAATATGCAGCCCACATGAATAGTAGATTTTCCTTCCAGCTAGCACTCGGGTGTTGGCTAACTGGGTCTGTAGCCAGCACAATCACAGCATGTTGGCTATCACAATTGAttttctgtggccccaatgaaattgaccatttcctTTGTGATTACACCACATTGATAAAACTGTCCTGCAGTGACACCAGCTTGATGATTCTTGTGATTTTCCCTCTCTCCTTTATATTCATTCTTCCCCCATTTCTATTAACCCTGGCATCTTACATGTATATCATCAGCACTGTCCTGATAATTTCTTCCAGCACTGGGAGACAAAAGgctttttccacctgctcctctcacctcatcgtggtgacaattttctatggGACTCTATTCGTTGTCTACATGCTCCCAGATACTCCTGCACTGCCAGACCTCAACAAAGTGTCCTCTGCCTTCTACACCATCCTGACTCCCATGGTCAATcctctcatctacagcctgagaaacaaggag